One stretch of Lytechinus variegatus isolate NC3 chromosome 17, Lvar_3.0, whole genome shotgun sequence DNA includes these proteins:
- the LOC121430511 gene encoding regulator of chromosome condensation-like, translating to MPAKRKGQPTPKVNGTTEEVVPKKVKVSHWSHQSEPGVVLAFGQGDVGQLGLGEDIMERKKPTLVNLDGAKRVVDVVAGGMHTVCITQDGEVYTFGCNDEGALGRDTSEDGSEFSSGKVLLDAKIVQATAGDSHTAALTEDGKVYAWGTFRDGTGPIGLTVDGLKKTPYLIPLDETFVQIASGNDHLCLLTNSGEIYTMGCGEQGQLGRIAECFSIRGGRKGVSILLEPSVVICKRVRGKGKVLFDGVWCSNYCTFARVKGGGGIYGWGLNNYHHLGLEDIKSWFTPQPIPSFNDIKVESISGGQHHTILLDKEGHMYANGRTNYGRLGLGEDCEESHIPALLSSVKTEKFTNIGCGASVSLGCTDSGDVYAWGMASNLQLGNGDEDEDLHVPTKITSKQLEVKKGIKVAAGGQHTVILAVEK from the exons ATGCCAGCCAAGAGAAAAGGACAACCAACACCCAAAGTCAATGGCACCACAGAAGAGGTGGTTCCCAAGAAAGTCAAAG tgTCCCACTGGTCACATCAGAGCGAGCCAGGTGTGGTGCTTGCCTTTGGCCAGGGTGACGTTGGACAGCTAGGTCTTGGTGAAGACATCATGGAAAGAAAGAAACCCACTTTGGTCAATCTGGATGGAGCTAAGAGGGTTGTGGATGTTGTTGCAGGAGGGATGCATACTGTTTGCATTACACAAGACGGAGAG GTGTATACGTTTGGTTGCAACGATGAGGGTGCCCTAGGACGCGACACCAGTGAAGACGGTTCAGAGTTCTCATCGGGGAAGGTTTTACTCGATGCAAAGATCGTCCAGGCAACGGCGGGCGATTCACACACAGCTGCTCTGACAGAAGACGGCAAAGTTTATGCATGGGGTACATTTAGG GATGGTACTGGTCCGATTGGCTTGACTGTTGATGGTTTGAAGAAGACACCATACTTGATTCCTCTGGATGAGACATTCGTTCAGATAGCATCCGGGAACGATCATCTATGTCTACTGACCAACAGTGGTGAGATCTATACCATGGGTTGCGGTGAGCAGGGTCAGCTAGGGAGGATAGCAGAGTGCTTCTCAATACGTGGTGGAAGGAAGGGCGTCA GTATTCTACTAGAGCCATCTGTTGTTATCTGTAAGAGAGTACGAGGTAAAGGCAAGGTGTTGTTTGACGGTGTCTGGTGTTCCAATTACTGCACATTCGCTAGAGTGAAAGGAGGAGGTGGTATCTACGGATGGGGTCTCAACAATTACCATCATTTAG GTCTAGAAGACATCAAGTCTTGGTTCACCCCTCAACCCATCCCGTCTTTCAATGATATCAAAGTGGAATCAATATCAGGTGGACAGCATCACACCATTCTCTTAGACAAAGAAG GTCACATGTACGCCAATGGCAGGACTAATTATGGCCGGCTCGGACTGGGAGAGGACTGCGAGGAATCTCACATACCAGCTCTTCTTTCATCGGTCAAGACTGAGAAGTTTACAAATATCGGATGCGGTGCTAGCGTTAGCTTAGGGTGTACAGATTCAG GTGATGTATATGCCTGGGGCATGGCAAGCAATCTTCAGCTCGGCAATGGAGACGAAGATGAAGACCTTCACGTTCCGACCAAGATCACCAGTAAACAATTAGAAGTCAAAAAAGGCATCAAGGTCGCCGCCGGAGGACAGCACACGGTCATTTTAGCCGTTGAAAAGTAG